A DNA window from Pedomonas mirosovicensis contains the following coding sequences:
- a CDS encoding tellurite resistance TerB family protein, with the protein MTGQPVSVHTALVYLMIVIAGSNGRMGTSEMQAIGRLVKEWPVFENFNVELLIPLSRDCGTILNTDDGLDTVLGLVQTAIPEELSETAYCLACEVAAADGDVDADERQILDTIRARLGLERLAAAAIERATAARLKRLPS; encoded by the coding sequence ATGACCGGCCAGCCGGTTTCGGTTCATACGGCGCTTGTCTACCTGATGATTGTCATTGCCGGATCGAACGGCCGCATGGGCACGTCCGAGATGCAGGCCATCGGCCGCCTGGTCAAGGAGTGGCCGGTGTTCGAGAACTTCAATGTGGAGCTGCTCATTCCGCTGAGCCGGGATTGCGGCACCATCCTCAACACCGATGATGGGCTGGATACGGTGCTGGGTCTCGTGCAGACCGCCATCCCCGAGGAGCTGAGCGAGACGGCCTATTGCCTGGCCTGCGAGGTGGCCGCCGCTGATGGCGATGTGGATGCCGACGAACGGCAAATTCTGGATACCATCCGCGCCCGGCTCGGGCTGGAGCGGTTGGCCGCCGCCGCGATCGAACGGGCAACCGCCGCGCGCCTCAAGCGCCTGCCGTCCTAG
- a CDS encoding lysine--tRNA ligase, with amino-acid sequence MDALKDAAQVNKAWVFEEARKLVERYASAPPEKGYVLFETGYGPSGLPHIGTFGEVARTTMVMHAFSLLSDLPVKLICFSDDMDGLRKVPDNVPNKEMLAPALGKPLTQVPDPFGTHPSFGEHNNARLRAFLDAFGFKYEFLSATECYKSGRFDATLLKMLANYDKVMDIILPTLGPDRRKTYSPFLPVCPKTGIVLQVPMVERDVEAGTVTYIDPNDGERMTVPVTGGHCKLQWKADWAMRWVALGVDYEMAGKDLIDSVTLSGKIARALGAKPPEGFNYELFLDEKGEKISKSKGNGLTIEEWLTYASPESLALYMYQAPRKAKRLYFDVIPKAVDEYYAFVSAFPKQTDAEKLGNPAFHIHTGNVPEIDLPVSFALLLNLVAAANTDDRAVLWGFISRYAPGATPTSHPELDRLVGYALAYYRDRVAPTLQVRAPTEQEKAAMADLMQRLEALPDDAGAEAFQTEVYETGKAHGFENLRDWFKALYECLLGQSQGPRMGSFIALYGREETRRLIAEAIGA; translated from the coding sequence ATGGACGCTCTGAAAGACGCAGCGCAAGTAAACAAGGCCTGGGTGTTCGAGGAGGCCCGAAAACTGGTGGAGCGTTACGCGTCCGCGCCGCCCGAGAAGGGCTATGTGCTGTTCGAGACCGGCTATGGCCCCTCCGGCCTGCCGCACATCGGCACCTTCGGCGAGGTGGCCCGCACCACCATGGTGATGCACGCCTTCTCCCTGCTCTCCGACCTGCCGGTGAAGCTGATCTGCTTCTCGGACGACATGGACGGCCTGCGGAAAGTGCCGGACAACGTGCCGAACAAGGAGATGCTGGCGCCCGCGCTCGGCAAGCCGCTGACGCAGGTGCCGGACCCGTTCGGCACCCACCCGAGCTTCGGCGAGCACAACAACGCTCGCCTGCGCGCGTTTCTGGACGCGTTCGGCTTCAAGTATGAGTTCCTGTCGGCCACGGAGTGCTACAAGTCCGGCCGGTTCGACGCCACGCTGCTGAAGATGCTGGCGAACTACGACAAGGTGATGGACATTATCCTGCCCACCCTTGGGCCCGATCGCCGCAAGACCTACTCGCCGTTCCTGCCCGTGTGCCCGAAGACCGGCATCGTGCTGCAAGTGCCGATGGTGGAGCGGGACGTCGAGGCCGGCACCGTCACCTACATCGACCCCAACGACGGGGAGCGCATGACCGTCCCTGTCACCGGCGGCCACTGCAAACTGCAATGGAAGGCGGACTGGGCGATGCGCTGGGTCGCGCTCGGCGTCGATTATGAAATGGCGGGCAAGGACCTGATCGATAGCGTTACCCTTTCCGGCAAGATCGCCCGGGCGCTGGGTGCCAAGCCGCCGGAAGGCTTCAACTACGAGCTGTTCCTCGACGAGAAGGGCGAGAAGATCTCCAAGTCGAAGGGCAACGGCCTGACGATCGAGGAGTGGCTGACCTACGCCAGCCCGGAGAGCCTTGCGCTCTACATGTATCAGGCCCCGCGCAAGGCCAAGCGCCTCTACTTCGACGTGATCCCGAAGGCGGTGGACGAATATTACGCGTTCGTCTCGGCCTTCCCGAAGCAGACGGACGCGGAGAAGCTGGGCAACCCGGCCTTCCACATCCACACCGGGAATGTGCCGGAGATCGACCTGCCGGTCTCGTTCGCGCTGCTCTTGAACCTGGTGGCCGCCGCCAACACGGACGACCGCGCGGTGCTGTGGGGCTTCATCTCCCGCTATGCGCCGGGCGCAACGCCTACGAGCCACCCGGAGCTGGACCGCTTGGTGGGCTATGCGCTCGCCTACTACCGCGACCGCGTGGCCCCCACCTTGCAGGTGCGCGCGCCGACCGAGCAGGAGAAGGCTGCGATGGCCGACCTGATGCAGCGGCTGGAAGCGCTGCCGGACGACGCCGGAGCAGAGGCCTTCCAGACGGAAGTCTACGAAACCGGCAAGGCCCATGGCTTTGAGAACCTGCGGGACTGGTTCAAGGCGCTTTACGAGTGCCTGCTCGGCCAGTCGCAGGGCCCGCGCATGGGCTCGTTCATCGCGCTTTACGGCCGGGAGGAGACCCGCCGCCTGATCGCGGAGGCGATCGGCGCCTGA
- a CDS encoding asparagine synthase-related protein → MQKLAVRFGTDSVRPMLERMNPGDWVIDIAAFPGGEIGVVHAPGERSSALANTGAGPGLWRLENGDIIAWSGLPLAEGKTVPRVAANVLPELAARLDGVFAAIGWSQEDGRLYIVTDFLGLQPVYVGDHSGDWAAATEIKPFPYDPDPAGWGAFLAFGHTIGNVTLTTRAERLRPATILTVTPPDARGAPPRIKTSRYWEMPDEGQEPPPEATVAALKANTAAYQALAGPNVCLLSGGFDSRLILSLLHRMGVEERRAFILSHHDQDADMDGRLAARVAKRSNTPCEYYTQNREFYSTKEYLDYVWAIDGATPNLHLFIAQLAPTLNGHGSIWEGLIPAVALRAPMQSGDGGFETMRRERVHINRTSIKIFKPAVQKAMLDGFEAEFERTKALYPQTPHGVWQWVIEQRVRNRSGINPTKVYPNHATPLMVGSSRQLWELIAPIGYERRKHYDYYIDVFRALAPEMAQIPFYSTGGSLHRADTDWATYKAYELGLKTWRAVNKRPLLARACGIHRKFGFIPSRFTRHPVIFREEDDLLDMDFVRRAETEEPLRFECGKLLFHWRAARWVHENRLHATLLPG, encoded by the coding sequence ATGCAGAAACTCGCGGTTCGTTTTGGCACTGACTCCGTCCGCCCGATGCTGGAGCGGATGAACCCCGGCGACTGGGTTATCGATATCGCCGCCTTTCCGGGCGGGGAGATCGGCGTCGTCCACGCGCCGGGCGAGCGATCGTCGGCGCTGGCCAATACGGGCGCAGGCCCCGGCCTCTGGCGGCTGGAGAACGGCGACATCATCGCCTGGAGCGGCTTGCCGCTCGCCGAAGGCAAGACGGTGCCGCGGGTGGCGGCCAACGTGCTGCCCGAACTGGCCGCCCGGCTGGACGGCGTGTTCGCCGCCATCGGCTGGTCGCAGGAAGACGGGCGGCTTTACATCGTCACCGACTTTCTCGGCCTCCAGCCGGTCTACGTGGGCGACCATTCGGGAGACTGGGCGGCGGCGACCGAGATCAAGCCCTTCCCCTACGACCCGGACCCGGCCGGGTGGGGCGCGTTCCTCGCCTTCGGCCACACCATCGGCAACGTCACCCTGACGACGCGCGCCGAGCGGCTGCGCCCGGCAACCATTCTCACCGTAACGCCGCCGGACGCGCGAGGCGCGCCGCCGCGCATCAAAACCTCCCGCTACTGGGAGATGCCGGACGAGGGGCAGGAGCCGCCGCCAGAGGCAACCGTCGCCGCGCTCAAGGCCAACACCGCCGCCTATCAGGCGCTGGCGGGGCCGAACGTGTGCCTGCTCTCGGGCGGGTTCGACAGCCGCCTCATCCTCAGCCTGCTGCACCGCATGGGGGTGGAGGAGCGGCGCGCCTTCATCCTCAGCCACCACGACCAGGACGCGGACATGGACGGCCGGCTGGCCGCCCGCGTGGCCAAGCGCAGCAACACGCCGTGCGAATATTACACCCAGAACCGGGAGTTCTATTCCACCAAGGAATACCTCGACTACGTGTGGGCCATCGACGGGGCGACGCCCAACCTGCACCTGTTCATCGCCCAGCTGGCCCCCACGCTGAACGGCCACGGCTCGATCTGGGAAGGGCTGATTCCGGCGGTGGCGCTGCGCGCGCCCATGCAGTCGGGCGACGGCGGCTTCGAGACCATGCGGCGCGAGCGGGTGCACATCAACCGCACTTCCATCAAGATTTTCAAGCCGGCGGTGCAAAAAGCCATGCTCGATGGCTTCGAAGCCGAGTTCGAGCGCACCAAGGCGCTCTATCCGCAAACGCCCCACGGGGTCTGGCAGTGGGTGATCGAGCAGCGGGTGCGGAACCGCTCGGGCATCAACCCCACCAAGGTCTACCCCAACCACGCGACGCCGCTGATGGTTGGCTCCTCCCGCCAGCTGTGGGAGCTGATCGCGCCCATCGGCTACGAACGGCGCAAGCATTACGACTATTACATCGACGTCTTTCGCGCTCTCGCGCCGGAGATGGCGCAGATCCCCTTCTATTCCACCGGCGGCTCGCTCCACCGGGCGGACACGGACTGGGCCACCTACAAGGCCTATGAGCTTGGCCTCAAGACCTGGCGGGCCGTCAACAAGCGGCCGCTGCTCGCCCGCGCCTGCGGCATCCATCGCAAGTTCGGGTTCATCCCGTCCCGCTTCACCCGCCATCCGGTCATCTTCCGGGAGGAAGACGACCTCCTGGACATGGATTTCGTGCGCCGCGCCGAGACCGAGGAGCCGCTGCGCTTTGAGTGCGGCAAGCTGCTGTTCCACTGGCGGGCGGCGCGCTGGGTGCACGAGAACCGGCTGCACGCGACGCTGCTGCCCGGCTGA
- a CDS encoding asparagine synthase-related protein translates to MLLTDRWLAYLPHVNGPSGAISPDLVSGFTEFAFGPARLWVLPGKGARPHAGGLVRVIDTVPARHASASEWPDTIGFDDLQDALQVFTEIRETAPGTLSIAGDLISIRPVFLRRRAEGWWLSNRIELIRQVAPADAPVDRLAVLEFLILLSPMGRRTMEGGIERLFCGDRVEWSATTGPVLHAEGIKVRLGDPNPDAHPHMVAAQVKEAMFDSIRRKLAWHAGPPVIALSGGYDSRLMAAATRAMGHRYRAYTYGEPHHSEFWAARQIAERLGLDLRTVPYPHDMLRSRMPLYFEVLQGQIDPYVMHIANLLAMPETDGTAVMHGFLGDTMSGAFVCRVAPQFFRSKDALAEGIIRSYAFPNQLKAAEMAGFDKPFEQLCQSAYDNLPDAPHLFQSAMLWACSNRQRRFTSTQAEIIGSRFAPFYPFLDRAYMELWMHQPLMAQVDRTLFYTVFKAHFPEVATIPHPSSVFAIKPALKDILRKFARDRGLDAKEKLYKSLGRELPHPDIMRISYGGETDEIRRSMAAEVEAAAPALRSRFGIDVPQNLMQFCFPTRDLQYDGLHILRRFWTLARYVRWAEDAPEARLASAA, encoded by the coding sequence ATGCTGCTCACCGACCGCTGGCTGGCTTATCTCCCGCACGTGAACGGACCGAGCGGCGCGATCTCGCCCGATCTGGTCTCCGGCTTTACCGAGTTCGCCTTCGGCCCGGCGCGGCTGTGGGTGCTGCCGGGCAAGGGCGCGCGCCCGCACGCGGGCGGCCTCGTGCGGGTGATCGACACCGTGCCTGCCCGTCATGCCAGCGCCTCCGAGTGGCCGGACACTATCGGCTTTGACGACCTGCAGGACGCCTTGCAGGTGTTCACCGAAATCCGCGAGACCGCACCGGGCACGCTTTCCATCGCGGGGGACCTCATCAGCATCCGGCCTGTGTTCCTGCGCCGCCGGGCGGAGGGGTGGTGGCTCTCCAACCGCATTGAACTCATCCGTCAGGTGGCCCCGGCGGATGCGCCGGTGGACAGGCTGGCGGTGCTGGAGTTCCTGATCCTGCTCTCCCCCATGGGGCGGCGCACCATGGAGGGCGGCATCGAGCGCCTGTTCTGCGGCGACCGGGTGGAGTGGTCGGCGACCACCGGGCCGGTGCTCCATGCGGAGGGCATCAAGGTGCGGCTGGGGGACCCGAACCCGGATGCCCACCCGCATATGGTCGCCGCACAGGTGAAGGAGGCGATGTTCGATTCCATCCGGCGCAAGCTGGCCTGGCATGCCGGCCCGCCGGTCATTGCCCTCTCCGGCGGCTATGACTCGCGGCTGATGGCGGCGGCCACCCGCGCGATGGGGCATCGCTACCGCGCCTACACCTACGGCGAGCCGCACCACAGCGAGTTCTGGGCGGCGCGGCAGATCGCCGAACGGCTGGGGCTCGACCTTAGAACCGTGCCCTATCCGCACGACATGCTGCGCTCCCGCATGCCGCTTTATTTCGAGGTGCTGCAGGGGCAGATCGACCCCTATGTCATGCACATCGCCAACCTGCTGGCCATGCCGGAGACGGACGGCACCGCCGTCATGCACGGCTTCCTCGGCGATACCATGAGTGGCGCGTTCGTCTGCCGCGTCGCCCCGCAGTTCTTCCGCAGCAAGGATGCGCTGGCCGAAGGCATCATCCGCAGCTACGCCTTCCCCAACCAGCTGAAGGCGGCGGAGATGGCCGGGTTCGACAAGCCGTTCGAGCAGCTGTGCCAGTCGGCCTACGACAACCTGCCGGATGCGCCGCACCTGTTCCAGTCCGCCATGCTGTGGGCGTGCAGCAACCGCCAGCGCCGCTTCACCTCCACGCAGGCGGAAATCATCGGCTCCCGCTTCGCGCCCTTCTATCCCTTCCTCGACCGGGCCTACATGGAACTGTGGATGCACCAGCCGCTGATGGCGCAGGTGGACCGCACCCTGTTCTACACCGTGTTCAAGGCCCACTTCCCGGAAGTCGCCACCATTCCGCACCCCTCCAGCGTGTTCGCCATCAAGCCCGCGCTGAAGGACATCCTGCGGAAGTTCGCCCGCGACCGGGGGCTGGACGCCAAGGAGAAGCTCTACAAGTCGCTGGGCCGCGAACTGCCGCACCCGGATATCATGCGAATCTCCTACGGCGGCGAGACGGACGAAATCCGCCGCAGCATGGCGGCAGAAGTAGAAGCGGCCGCGCCCGCGCTCCGGTCACGCTTCGGCATCGACGTGCCGCAGAACCTCATGCAGTTCTGCTTCCCCACCCGCGACCTCCAGTACGACGGCCTGCACATCCTCCGCCGCTTCTGGACGCTCGCCCGCTACGTGCGCTGGGCGGAGGATGCGCCGGAAGCACGCCTCGCCTCCGCCGCCTGA